One part of the Rhodococcus oxybenzonivorans genome encodes these proteins:
- a CDS encoding ATP-binding cassette domain-containing protein: MVDAIAAEGLVKRYGKVTALGGVDLAVRAGSVMALLGPNGAGKTTAVRVFTTLLVPDEGWARVAGLDVIHDARALRSRIGASGQYAAVDEYLTGFENLEMVGRLYHLGAKRSKARARELLEQFDLVEAGDRPVKGYSGGMRRRLDLAGALVAEPEVLFLDEPTTGLDPRARLGLWDVIDGLVAKGTTLLLTTQYMEEAERLADQIAVIDRGSVIARGTADELKDRVGGERIELTVREGADLEVVRNELTPLAAGPITIEDNVRRVTVPVSGGSDALVEALGRLSDRGVKVFDVGLRRPTLDDVFLTLTGHEAEEEQVS, encoded by the coding sequence ATGGTCGACGCGATCGCAGCCGAGGGGCTGGTGAAACGGTACGGAAAGGTCACCGCGCTCGGCGGTGTAGATCTCGCGGTCCGCGCGGGAAGCGTCATGGCCCTGCTTGGGCCGAACGGTGCAGGCAAGACCACCGCGGTACGCGTCTTCACTACCCTTCTCGTCCCGGACGAAGGATGGGCCCGGGTGGCGGGTCTCGACGTCATCCACGACGCCCGGGCTCTTCGGTCGCGGATCGGTGCGTCCGGCCAGTACGCAGCGGTCGACGAATACCTCACCGGTTTCGAGAACCTCGAGATGGTGGGCAGGCTCTACCACCTCGGTGCCAAGCGAAGCAAAGCCCGGGCCCGCGAGTTGCTCGAACAGTTCGATCTGGTGGAAGCCGGGGACCGGCCCGTGAAGGGGTACTCCGGCGGCATGAGACGCCGCCTCGACCTGGCGGGCGCCCTGGTGGCAGAGCCGGAGGTCCTTTTCCTCGACGAACCCACCACCGGACTGGATCCCCGGGCCAGACTCGGATTGTGGGACGTCATCGACGGCCTCGTGGCCAAGGGCACCACCCTGCTGCTCACCACCCAGTACATGGAAGAGGCGGAGCGGCTCGCCGATCAGATCGCCGTCATCGACCGCGGCAGCGTGATCGCACGTGGGACCGCCGACGAGCTGAAGGATCGCGTCGGTGGTGAGCGCATCGAACTGACCGTCCGGGAAGGTGCCGATCTCGAGGTGGTGCGAAACGAACTCACACCCCTGGCCGCCGGCCCGATCACCATCGAAGACAACGTCCGCCGGGTCACCGTCCCGGTGTCCGGGGGTTCGGACGCACTGGTCGAGGCCCTGGGCCGGCTGTCCGATCGTGGGGTGAAGGTATTCGACGTCGGGTTGCGCCGGCCCACGCTCGACGACGTGTTCCTCACCCTCACCGGGCACGAGGCCGAGGAGGAGCAAGTCTCATGA
- a CDS encoding ABC transporter permease — MTAPPTTAPMHTALADGLTIAKRNMIKIKRVPDLIVFTTLSPIMFVLLFAYVFGSAIEVPGMSYREFLIAGIFTQTVIFGATWTGLGMVEDVQKGIIDRFRSLPMAPSAVLLGRTSTDVLINIVSLVVMSLTGLVIGWRIHSSVGEAVLGYLLLLLFAYALSWVMAVVGLWIRTPEVFNNASFIVIFPLSFVANTFVETTNLPGPLKVIAEWNPVSALTQAVRELFGNTNPAMAVPDAWPLQNPVIASLAWTAVLLVIFVPFAIRRYKKAVSR; from the coding sequence ATGACCGCACCACCAACCACCGCCCCGATGCACACCGCACTCGCCGACGGTCTCACCATCGCCAAGCGCAACATGATCAAGATCAAACGCGTGCCCGACCTCATCGTCTTCACCACGCTGTCGCCGATCATGTTCGTGCTGCTGTTCGCATACGTATTCGGAAGTGCCATCGAAGTTCCCGGGATGTCGTATCGCGAGTTCCTGATCGCCGGAATCTTCACCCAGACGGTCATCTTCGGGGCGACGTGGACCGGACTCGGCATGGTCGAGGATGTGCAGAAAGGGATCATCGACCGGTTTCGATCGCTTCCGATGGCGCCCTCAGCGGTTCTCCTGGGACGGACGTCCACCGACGTGCTGATCAACATCGTCAGTCTCGTGGTGATGTCGCTGACGGGTCTCGTCATCGGATGGCGTATCCACTCGAGTGTGGGTGAGGCCGTACTGGGCTACCTGCTTCTGCTGCTGTTCGCCTATGCGCTGTCGTGGGTGATGGCCGTGGTGGGGCTGTGGATCCGCACGCCCGAAGTGTTCAACAATGCCAGCTTCATCGTCATCTTCCCGTTGTCCTTCGTCGCGAACACGTTCGTCGAAACCACCAACCTGCCGGGACCGCTCAAAGTGATCGCGGAGTGGAACCCGGTGTCCGCACTCACCCAGGCCGTGCGCGAATTGTTCGGAAACACGAACCCCGCCATGGCAGTTCCCGACGCCTGGCCATTGCAAAATCCCGTGATCGCGTCGCTGGCATGGACGGCGGTACTGCTCGTCATCTTCGTTCCGTTCGCGATCCGGCGTTACAAGAAGGCGGTCAGCCGCTGA
- a CDS encoding nucleotidyltransferase family protein has protein sequence MTIGGMLLAAGGGSRMGMPKALVVGVDGEPWLGRGVRILAEAGCRPVLVVLGARADEAESLLPDGVPVVVGVAKDWQQGMSASLRRGLEVAETFDNVDAIVITLVDLPDLDADAVRRIASVPPGSARAALRQARYTDAPGHPVLIGRDHWEALRHSLTGDTGARQYLAAHGAEMVDCSDLGTGRDVDSRD, from the coding sequence GTGACGATCGGGGGCATGCTGCTCGCCGCGGGAGGCGGCTCGCGGATGGGTATGCCCAAGGCGCTCGTCGTCGGCGTCGACGGAGAACCGTGGCTGGGGCGTGGCGTCCGCATTCTTGCGGAGGCCGGATGCCGTCCCGTCCTCGTAGTCCTCGGCGCCCGCGCCGACGAGGCAGAGAGTCTGCTACCCGACGGCGTACCGGTCGTCGTGGGTGTGGCGAAAGACTGGCAGCAGGGCATGTCGGCGTCGCTGCGACGAGGTTTGGAGGTTGCGGAGACGTTCGACAACGTCGACGCCATCGTCATCACCCTCGTCGATCTGCCCGACCTGGACGCCGACGCTGTACGCCGCATCGCCTCCGTTCCGCCGGGCAGCGCACGAGCGGCCTTGCGGCAAGCCCGTTACACCGACGCACCCGGACATCCCGTCCTCATCGGCCGCGACCACTGGGAAGCTCTACGTCACAGCCTCACCGGCGACACCGGCGCGAGGCAGTACCTCGCCGCTCACGGAGCCGAGATGGTCGACTGCTCCGACCTCGGAACCGGCCGGGACGTCGATTCCCGCGATTAA
- a CDS encoding alpha/beta fold hydrolase: MLDPKRGGSPAGRTFARSWGGSGSVIDIDGPVHWVEYGDPEAGSLPVVMVHGLGGSHLNWVRVAPALAERTRVLTVDLPGFGLSPAGKRQTGIPANVAVLHRFLTEVVGGPVILMGNSMGGMISMFEASAHPDTVAALVLVDPALPAAQRMPHPRIAAQFAMYMTPFVGERYLQYSSRRMTDRQLVERVIDLCFADPARASEDVLEAATELAKYRREQPSQDAAFLQASRSLMRVMARPQRYLQAMRALEQPVLLLHGDRDRLVPVAAARKVAADNPRWDTVVLPGVGHTPQLEMPDAVLDHVLTWIDRHGLV, from the coding sequence ATGCTCGATCCGAAACGAGGCGGCTCGCCGGCCGGTCGGACGTTCGCGCGGTCGTGGGGTGGCTCGGGCAGTGTCATCGACATCGACGGACCCGTCCACTGGGTCGAGTACGGCGATCCGGAAGCAGGGTCGCTGCCGGTGGTGATGGTGCACGGCCTCGGTGGGTCCCATCTCAACTGGGTTCGGGTGGCCCCGGCGTTGGCGGAACGGACGCGGGTTCTGACGGTGGATCTCCCCGGTTTCGGACTCAGCCCGGCGGGGAAACGTCAGACGGGGATCCCCGCCAACGTGGCCGTACTTCACCGCTTCCTCACCGAGGTGGTGGGTGGACCGGTGATCCTGATGGGCAATTCCATGGGCGGCATGATTTCGATGTTCGAGGCGTCCGCCCACCCCGACACTGTTGCTGCACTCGTGCTCGTCGACCCGGCGCTTCCTGCGGCGCAGCGGATGCCGCATCCGCGGATCGCTGCGCAGTTCGCGATGTACATGACGCCCTTCGTCGGGGAGCGTTACCTCCAGTATTCGAGCCGGCGGATGACCGACCGTCAGCTGGTCGAGCGGGTCATCGACCTGTGCTTCGCCGATCCCGCACGGGCCTCCGAGGACGTCCTCGAGGCAGCGACCGAGCTGGCGAAGTACCGGCGCGAGCAGCCCTCGCAAGATGCCGCGTTCCTGCAGGCGAGCCGGTCACTGATGCGGGTGATGGCGCGTCCGCAGCGTTACCTGCAGGCCATGCGCGCCCTCGAACAACCGGTTCTCCTGCTCCACGGTGACCGCGACCGCCTGGTTCCGGTCGCCGCGGCGCGCAAGGTCGCTGCCGACAACCCGCGGTGGGACACCGTCGTACTGCCCGGAGTCGGGCACACCCCACAACTCGAGATGCCGGACGCGGTACTCGACCACGTGCTGACCTGGATCGACCGGCACGGGCTCGTCTAG
- a CDS encoding RrF2 family transcriptional regulator: MQLTRFTDLGLRVVMRLAVAAEGDRPGSRQVAEELAVSYTHATKVITRLAELGIVDARRGRGGGLAITELGRTASVGWLARRLEGDGEVVECDGAQPCPLRSGCRLRSALRRAQEAFFASLDTVTIDDLTQSPTRAVLLGLPRPADTNFQFSSAIGE; the protein is encoded by the coding sequence ATGCAGCTCACCCGGTTCACCGACCTCGGCTTGCGGGTCGTCATGCGCCTGGCCGTCGCGGCAGAGGGGGACCGTCCGGGGAGCCGTCAGGTCGCCGAGGAATTGGCGGTGTCCTACACGCACGCGACAAAAGTGATCACCCGGCTCGCTGAACTCGGCATCGTCGACGCGCGCCGCGGCCGCGGGGGCGGCCTTGCCATTACCGAACTCGGCCGCACCGCCTCGGTCGGGTGGCTCGCCCGCCGCCTCGAGGGAGACGGGGAGGTGGTCGAATGCGACGGCGCCCAGCCGTGTCCGCTGCGATCGGGTTGCCGGCTGCGGTCGGCGCTGCGCCGTGCGCAGGAAGCGTTTTTCGCGTCGCTCGACACTGTCACCATCGACGACCTCACTCAATCACCGACCCGCGCCGTCCTGCTCGGACTGCCCCGGCCGGCCGACACAAATTTCCAGTTCTCTTCCGCGATCGGAGAATGA
- a CDS encoding LysR family transcriptional regulator has product MEFRQLRYFLAVGEEGSFSRAAERCFISQSAISHQIAKLEHELGTALLERSTRATRLTAAGERLMPIAAEMMSLEARALSVGLDPRNRLRISASMSFATQSLEAISLVREEFPQLDIEFVIKDFTDRMTAVASGDADLALIRGGVDRPGLETIEFGLEDLVIVTSAQHPLSKFSTVDLSELAPYPLLLPPRSSQVLIHTVVEDAFRQVGQRVKLGPSIPSDHTATLDVLTTPLSWTVLYADTADATPRRGLSFMRESHDLLRIPVCGVVRSGTATRPELTHLFRALAQSIAGSRGAADAEPPADS; this is encoded by the coding sequence ATGGAGTTCCGGCAGTTGCGCTACTTCCTCGCGGTCGGTGAAGAAGGCAGTTTTTCCCGAGCGGCGGAGCGATGCTTCATCTCGCAGTCGGCGATCAGCCACCAGATAGCCAAGCTCGAGCACGAACTCGGCACGGCCCTACTCGAACGGTCCACCCGTGCGACGCGCCTGACCGCGGCCGGCGAACGCCTCATGCCGATCGCGGCAGAAATGATGAGCCTCGAGGCGCGCGCACTCTCGGTGGGACTCGACCCCCGCAATCGGCTGCGAATCAGCGCCAGCATGAGCTTCGCCACCCAAAGCCTGGAGGCGATATCCCTTGTGCGCGAGGAGTTCCCACAGCTCGACATCGAATTCGTCATCAAGGATTTCACCGACCGCATGACCGCGGTGGCGTCCGGTGATGCAGACCTGGCCCTGATCCGCGGCGGCGTCGACAGACCAGGACTCGAAACAATCGAATTCGGCCTCGAAGATCTGGTGATCGTCACCTCGGCTCAACATCCGCTGTCCAAGTTTTCGACCGTCGACCTCAGCGAACTGGCGCCCTATCCGCTACTGCTGCCGCCGCGCAGTAGTCAGGTGCTGATCCACACCGTGGTCGAGGACGCCTTCCGGCAGGTCGGGCAACGCGTAAAGCTCGGGCCCTCGATTCCCAGCGACCACACGGCCACCCTCGACGTCCTCACCACTCCCCTGTCGTGGACCGTGTTGTACGCCGACACCGCCGACGCGACTCCCCGGCGCGGGCTCAGTTTCATGCGCGAGTCGCACGACCTCCTGCGCATCCCGGTGTGCGGGGTAGTCCGCAGCGGAACGGCAACCCGCCCCGAACTCACTCATTTGTTCCGCGCCCTCGCGCAGTCGATCGCAGGATCACGGGGAGCTGCCGACGCCGAACCCCCAGCCGACAGTTAG
- a CDS encoding NAD(P)/FAD-dependent oxidoreductase yields MDRTQVVIVGSGFGALAAAKKLGKAGTPFVLISETTEHLFQPLLYQVATGVLSPGEIAPSIRAILAKYPSGDVRLGRVVDVDPDKREVVYEAGGIRHTLGYDTLIAATGARQAYFGRDEFAEVTYALKTVADADRLRRQIVRCFEEAHTTSDPERRRDLLHFIVIGAGPTGVELAGQIKELAGRYFEKSLRDVTAEDVTVTLVEGAGETLPVFGGKLSKYTQDSLERAGVEVVLGTMVTDIDEHGATLSSPGNGFEKRLTAETIIWSAGIQANDFAAVLAERTGCETGRGGRLLVDEDLTVGRYDDIYAIGDMASLNNLPAQSPFAMQGGRHVAAIINGKRAAGTPFTYRDKGSMAIINRFRAITRVGKIELTGVLAWFLWLAVHLVYLVGFRNRYVAVMSWCGSFLGHRRPHFHYAQEIEPADSNELDRAA; encoded by the coding sequence GTGGATCGCACACAGGTCGTCATCGTGGGATCGGGTTTCGGCGCCCTCGCGGCGGCGAAGAAGCTCGGCAAGGCAGGCACGCCGTTCGTGCTGATTTCCGAGACCACCGAGCACCTCTTCCAGCCACTGCTCTACCAGGTGGCCACGGGTGTGCTCTCGCCCGGCGAGATCGCGCCGTCCATCCGCGCCATCCTCGCCAAGTATCCCAGTGGTGACGTCCGGCTCGGCCGTGTCGTCGACGTCGACCCGGACAAGCGTGAGGTGGTCTACGAGGCAGGCGGGATCCGCCACACCCTCGGCTACGACACTCTGATCGCCGCGACGGGTGCTCGTCAGGCGTACTTCGGCCGCGACGAGTTCGCCGAGGTCACGTACGCCCTCAAGACGGTCGCCGACGCCGACCGGTTGCGCCGCCAGATCGTCCGCTGCTTCGAAGAGGCGCACACCACGTCGGACCCGGAACGTCGTCGGGATCTGCTCCACTTCATCGTGATCGGCGCGGGGCCCACCGGGGTCGAACTGGCAGGTCAGATCAAGGAACTGGCGGGACGTTACTTCGAGAAGTCGCTGCGGGACGTCACCGCCGAGGACGTCACCGTGACCCTCGTCGAGGGTGCGGGGGAGACGCTGCCCGTGTTCGGCGGCAAGCTCAGCAAGTACACGCAGGACTCCCTCGAGCGTGCAGGGGTCGAGGTGGTCCTCGGCACCATGGTCACCGATATCGACGAGCACGGTGCCACCTTGTCGTCGCCCGGTAACGGGTTCGAGAAGCGACTGACGGCGGAGACGATCATCTGGTCGGCCGGCATTCAGGCCAACGACTTCGCGGCGGTGCTCGCGGAACGGACCGGGTGTGAGACCGGCCGCGGCGGTCGACTGCTGGTCGACGAGGACCTCACTGTGGGCCGCTACGACGACATCTATGCCATCGGCGACATGGCTTCGCTGAACAACCTCCCGGCTCAGTCGCCGTTCGCGATGCAGGGTGGCCGTCACGTCGCGGCGATCATCAACGGAAAGCGGGCGGCCGGAACACCCTTCACCTATCGGGACAAGGGCAGCATGGCGATCATCAACCGGTTCCGCGCGATCACCCGCGTCGGCAAGATCGAGTTGACCGGTGTACTCGCCTGGTTCCTATGGCTTGCCGTCCACCTCGTCTACCTGGTCGGATTCCGGAACCGCTACGTGGCAGTGATGTCGTGGTGTGGATCGTTCCTCGGTCATCGGCGCCCGCACTTCCACTACGCGCAGGAGATCGAACCTGCCGACTCGAACGAGCTGGACCGGGCGGCCTAG
- a CDS encoding guanine deaminase has protein sequence MATHIHLGHIFHIAGAPTVTEAAAALVSIPDGALVLDDSGRIAFCGDRTEIPSEYESGTVHDHRPGFLLPGFVDTHIHFPQTYAGDSYGGGQLLEWLTLCMFPSETKFADPEFAQQAAVEFTHRRISAGTTAAMVFGSAFPHAQDALFTETKKAGLRIVSGRGIQTVGVGTAQPLMTSEEDAIRLTREEIDKWHGADTGDVATALLHVAIVPRFSLSVTTETLKNLGELYDEVRDRGVYVHSHLNENNRPGTGEVDSTKEVYQVNSYLDTYDGKFLPGSQVGGKSLLGRRTILAHCVHCQDVELERMAETGTSVSHCPVSQLFLGSGTMPWKRTVASGVNISAGTDFGGGDEWLIPRVLGDAFKVHINEPGDDGVSMHPAEMLFIGTLGGARALDMENRFGNFDVGKEADFVVVDPSGTPALDGLLRHGIRAADPDLARDQTLFALLMGIRDTSIAEVYVAGRRAGAS, from the coding sequence ATGGCAACGCACATCCACCTCGGGCACATCTTCCACATCGCCGGCGCACCGACAGTGACCGAAGCCGCGGCCGCTCTCGTATCGATTCCCGACGGCGCACTGGTCCTGGACGATTCCGGGCGAATCGCGTTCTGCGGCGACCGAACCGAGATTCCGTCGGAATATGAGTCCGGCACCGTGCACGACCACCGGCCCGGGTTCTTGTTGCCGGGGTTCGTGGACACCCACATCCATTTTCCGCAGACCTACGCCGGCGACTCCTACGGCGGCGGACAACTGCTGGAATGGCTGACCCTGTGCATGTTCCCGTCGGAAACGAAGTTCGCCGATCCGGAGTTCGCGCAGCAAGCGGCCGTCGAGTTCACCCACCGTCGCATCTCGGCGGGCACTACGGCCGCGATGGTGTTCGGGTCGGCGTTTCCGCATGCACAGGACGCCCTGTTCACCGAGACGAAGAAGGCCGGTCTGCGTATCGTCAGCGGTCGCGGCATTCAGACTGTCGGTGTCGGCACCGCCCAGCCACTGATGACATCCGAAGAGGACGCCATCCGGCTGACCCGCGAAGAGATCGACAAGTGGCACGGCGCGGATACCGGTGATGTCGCCACCGCGCTGTTGCATGTGGCTATCGTCCCTCGGTTCTCGTTGTCGGTGACGACCGAGACCCTGAAAAACCTCGGGGAACTGTACGACGAAGTGCGGGACCGCGGGGTGTATGTGCACTCGCATCTCAACGAGAACAATCGCCCGGGAACCGGAGAGGTGGACTCGACCAAAGAGGTGTACCAGGTGAATTCATACCTGGACACCTACGACGGGAAGTTCCTGCCCGGCTCCCAGGTGGGCGGGAAGAGCCTGCTGGGCCGACGAACCATCCTCGCGCACTGCGTGCACTGCCAGGACGTCGAGCTCGAACGGATGGCCGAGACCGGTACGTCCGTCTCGCACTGTCCGGTCTCGCAGCTGTTCCTGGGATCCGGAACGATGCCGTGGAAGCGGACGGTCGCCTCGGGTGTCAACATCTCCGCGGGCACAGATTTCGGCGGCGGCGACGAATGGTTGATCCCGCGGGTGCTCGGCGATGCGTTCAAAGTGCACATCAACGAACCCGGGGACGACGGAGTATCGATGCATCCGGCCGAAATGCTGTTCATCGGTACCCTCGGCGGTGCCAGAGCCTTGGACATGGAGAACCGATTCGGTAACTTCGACGTCGGTAAGGAAGCCGACTTCGTCGTCGTCGATCCGTCCGGCACCCCGGCGCTCGACGGACTACTGCGCCATGGCATCCGCGCCGCCGACCCCGACCTGGCCCGCGATCAGACCCTGTTCGCGCTCTTGATGGGGATACGCGATACCTCCATCGCCGAGGTCTATGTCGCGGGCCGGCGGGCCGGGGCGTCCTGA
- a CDS encoding molybdopterin-dependent oxidoreductase produces MKFTVDGQPVNADPRPGQCLRTLLRDHDVFAVKKGCDAGDCGACTVLLDGHPVHSCVIPAHRAEGLEVTTAAGLGSPERLHPVQEQFVAAAGFQCGFCTPGMVVTASALTADQRADLPRTLKGNLCRCTGYRAIRDAVGGICTTEDDSSGHSSGRSIPAPAATRVVCGAEPYTLDVRVQGLLHVHVLGSPHAHARITRIDTAAAEGVPGVHAVLTHRDSPDIAFSTARHELRTDDPDDTYVFDTVLRFVGQRVAAVVADSVDIARHAAELIDVDYDILEPVFDPDLAHRAGAPLLHSDKGAESRIADPTRNLVAELHGEVGDVDSGLEAARASGAVVEGTWQTQRVQHVHLETHSAIGWLDDEGRLTLRSSTQVPFLIRDELARLFTLDRSGVRVFTARIGGGFGAKQEMLVEDLVALAVLRTGKPVQYEFTRSDQFTTAPCRHPMRVAVRAGADGDGRLTALAVDVLSDAGAYGNHSAGVMFHSCGESVALYRSPNKRVDARAVYTNNLPSGAFRGYGLGQVIFGIESALDELARKLGIDPFDFRRRNVIVPGDDFVEAEVAHDDLTYGSYGLDQCLDLAEAALRRGNGVTPPKGPRWKVGEGMAASMIATIPPRGHFAEASCTLVAGGHYEVRVGTAEFGNGTTTVHAQLAATALGTTTDRIIIRQSDTDFTGHDTGAFGSAGSVVAGKAVDQACSSLRALLSGTARRIAGVAEDAECSLTPEGVRIGTQVIEWDKLAAEGVLRAEGRHDGTPRSVVFNVHAFRVAVDTVTGEVRILQSVQSADAGTVLNPQQCRGQVEGGVAQAIGSALYEEIRLDGAGTVLGPQLRNYHIPQLADIPETEVYFADTYDQLGPRGAKSMSESPYNPVAPALANAIADATGVRLRRLPMTPARVWREMTTARVGHLEAP; encoded by the coding sequence ATGAAGTTCACCGTCGACGGGCAGCCGGTGAACGCCGACCCGCGGCCCGGTCAGTGCCTGCGCACGCTGTTGCGGGACCACGACGTTTTCGCGGTCAAGAAGGGGTGCGACGCCGGTGATTGCGGCGCCTGCACAGTGTTGCTCGACGGCCACCCCGTGCATTCGTGCGTCATTCCGGCGCACCGTGCCGAGGGCCTCGAGGTGACGACGGCCGCGGGGCTGGGGAGCCCCGAACGACTACATCCCGTCCAGGAGCAGTTCGTCGCTGCGGCCGGCTTCCAGTGCGGATTCTGCACTCCGGGAATGGTAGTCACTGCTTCTGCGCTCACCGCCGATCAACGGGCCGACCTTCCCCGCACCCTGAAGGGAAACTTGTGCCGCTGCACAGGTTACCGCGCGATCCGGGATGCAGTCGGCGGAATCTGCACCACCGAGGACGACTCGAGCGGTCACTCCTCCGGCCGTTCGATTCCTGCCCCCGCCGCCACCCGGGTGGTGTGCGGGGCCGAACCGTACACCCTCGATGTCAGGGTCCAGGGATTGCTCCACGTCCACGTCCTCGGCAGCCCGCACGCCCATGCGCGGATCACCCGCATCGACACCGCCGCAGCGGAGGGAGTGCCCGGCGTCCACGCGGTACTCACCCACCGAGACAGCCCGGACATCGCCTTCTCCACCGCACGCCACGAACTCCGCACCGACGACCCGGACGACACCTACGTCTTCGACACCGTGCTGCGGTTCGTCGGGCAGCGTGTCGCGGCGGTGGTCGCCGACTCGGTCGACATTGCCCGCCACGCAGCGGAATTGATCGACGTCGACTACGATATTCTGGAGCCTGTGTTCGACCCGGACCTGGCACACCGGGCAGGCGCGCCCCTCCTCCACTCCGACAAGGGCGCCGAGTCGCGCATCGCGGATCCCACCCGGAATCTGGTGGCAGAGTTACACGGTGAGGTCGGCGACGTCGACTCGGGACTCGAGGCGGCCCGGGCGTCGGGCGCGGTGGTCGAGGGGACGTGGCAGACGCAGCGCGTGCAACACGTCCATCTGGAGACGCATTCCGCCATCGGCTGGCTCGACGACGAGGGGCGACTGACCCTCCGGAGCAGCACTCAGGTTCCCTTTCTCATACGCGACGAACTGGCACGACTCTTCACGCTGGACCGTTCCGGGGTCCGGGTGTTCACCGCCCGAATCGGTGGTGGATTCGGTGCCAAACAAGAAATGCTCGTCGAGGACCTCGTCGCGCTTGCGGTCTTGCGCACCGGTAAGCCCGTGCAGTACGAATTCACCCGCTCGGACCAGTTCACCACCGCGCCGTGCCGCCATCCCATGCGGGTCGCGGTGCGGGCCGGGGCCGATGGAGACGGAAGGCTGACCGCGCTCGCCGTGGACGTGCTGTCGGACGCCGGAGCCTACGGGAATCATTCCGCGGGGGTGATGTTCCACAGCTGTGGAGAGTCCGTCGCACTGTACCGCTCCCCCAACAAGCGGGTCGATGCCCGCGCCGTGTACACCAACAACTTGCCGTCGGGCGCCTTCCGCGGATACGGGCTCGGACAGGTCATTTTCGGTATCGAGTCGGCGTTGGACGAGCTTGCCCGAAAGCTGGGCATCGACCCCTTCGACTTCCGCCGCCGCAACGTGATCGTTCCGGGGGACGACTTCGTCGAAGCCGAGGTGGCGCACGACGACCTCACCTACGGGAGCTACGGGCTCGACCAGTGCCTCGATCTCGCCGAGGCAGCCCTGCGCCGGGGCAATGGAGTTACCCCACCGAAGGGCCCGCGATGGAAAGTCGGCGAGGGCATGGCGGCGTCCATGATCGCAACCATTCCGCCGCGTGGGCACTTCGCGGAAGCGTCCTGCACTCTCGTCGCGGGCGGCCACTACGAAGTGCGGGTAGGAACCGCCGAATTCGGCAACGGAACCACGACCGTGCACGCGCAGCTCGCGGCAACCGCGCTCGGCACCACCACCGATCGAATCATCATCCGCCAGTCCGACACCGACTTCACGGGGCACGACACGGGAGCGTTCGGGTCGGCCGGAAGTGTGGTTGCCGGAAAGGCAGTCGATCAGGCGTGCAGCAGTCTGCGCGCACTTCTGTCCGGAACCGCGCGCCGCATCGCCGGTGTCGCCGAGGACGCGGAATGCTCGCTGACACCGGAGGGCGTCCGGATCGGCACCCAAGTGATCGAATGGGACAAGCTCGCGGCCGAGGGCGTGCTTCGAGCCGAGGGTCGGCACGACGGCACTCCCCGCTCGGTGGTCTTCAACGTGCATGCATTCCGGGTCGCCGTCGACACGGTCACCGGTGAGGTACGAATTCTGCAGTCGGTTCAATCCGCCGACGCAGGGACCGTCCTCAATCCGCAGCAGTGCCGTGGGCAGGTCGAGGGAGGCGTAGCTCAGGCGATCGGCAGTGCGCTGTATGAAGAGATCCGCCTCGACGGCGCCGGAACGGTTCTGGGACCTCAGCTGAGGAACTATCACATCCCCCAACTGGCCGATATCCCCGAGACCGAAGTGTATTTCGCGGACACCTACGACCAATTAGGTCCGCGGGGCGCCAAATCCATGAGCGAGTCGCCGTACAACCCGGTGGCCCCGGCCTTGGCCAACGCCATTGCCGACGCCACCGGCGTTCGCTTGCGACGGTTGCCGATGACTCCGGCACGGGTGTGGCGAGAGATGACCACGGCCCGTGTCGGTCACCTCGAGGCCCCGTAG